GCGCCCTGCATCGTCTACGGCGAAACGGCGCGCTCGATCCAAGGCATTCGCTCTGCGCCGCTCGATACCAAACCCAGGCTTTCGGAGGCGGAGATCAAGGCGTATGGACGCAAGATGACGGCTTTCGCGGAATGGTGTGCCGGGCAGGGAATGCCGATCGCCTACCATCACCACATGGCTGCTGCGATCGAGACCGAAGCTGAGCTCGACATGCTCATGGCGAATTCTGGTGAGGCGTTACCGTTGTTGTTCGATGCTGGTCACCTGGCATTTGCCGGCGGCGACGTTTTGCGTGTCATCGATAAACATCATTCTCGCATCGGCCATGTGCATACCAAGGACGTTCGCGGCAGCGTCATCGACAAGCTCGACCGGAAACGGCAGAGCTTCCTCGACGCGGTCGTGAAAGGGGCCTTCACCGTGCCGGGCGACGGCTCGCTCGATTTCGCCGCGATCATCGCCCGCCTCGCGTCCTACGGCTACGAGGGTTGGTTCGTCGTCGAGGCGGAGCAGGATCCGAAGGTCAGTCCGCCGCTGGAAATGGCCAAGAAAGGTCACGCGGAATTGATGCGCTTGATGGCATCTGCTGGATACGAAGTCGCGCAATGAACCACACCGGGCGTACGCGAAGAAGCGCTCAGGTCTCGCCCTGTCCTGGCGGGGTCATCTTGGCGTCAAGTCGGGAGAGGAGGTGTGAAATGAGCATCGGTATAGGGATCATTGGCACAGGTGTAATGGGCGCCGAGCATGCTCGGATACTCCGACACGGGACTCCCGGCGCTCATCTTGCTGGGATTTGTGATGCCAACCCGGATCGGGCGCAGACAGTTGCCTCTGGAGCAACCGTCTTTTCGGATCCTCAATTGTTGATCGCGTCGGATCAGATCGACGCCATCGTGATTGCATCGCCCGATGCAACACATGCGGC
This portion of the Bradyrhizobium diazoefficiens genome encodes:
- the iolE gene encoding myo-inosose-2 dehydratase, which gives rise to MKAKLGIAPIAWWNDDLAELSDDVSLEECLRQASVAGFTGMETGRRFPMNIKELGPILARFGISVCGGWFSGLLLDGDIEREKDRIRAQMDFFVAAKAPCIVYGETARSIQGIRSAPLDTKPRLSEAEIKAYGRKMTAFAEWCAGQGMPIAYHHHMAAAIETEAELDMLMANSGEALPLLFDAGHLAFAGGDVLRVIDKHHSRIGHVHTKDVRGSVIDKLDRKRQSFLDAVVKGAFTVPGDGSLDFAAIIARLASYGYEGWFVVEAEQDPKVSPPLEMAKKGHAELMRLMASAGYEVAQ